A genomic segment from Drosophila miranda strain MSH22 chromosome 3, D.miranda_PacBio2.1, whole genome shotgun sequence encodes:
- the LOC108158610 gene encoding PRADC1-like protein, whose amino-acid sequence MLIVWLVVASILSIRCIRATTTISIPITTQDIIAGDVFFEIISPQDLEYTYRLRPAKDFGVTFSEKFEGVPLVLTDPPGACQKLRNTRDLHGSIALMDRGECSFLSKTLQAEMAGAVGAIITEYNPNSPEFDHYIEMIHDNSKRDASIPAGFLLGKNGVIIRSTLQRLKRVHALINIPVNLTFTPPSKINHPPWLGW is encoded by the exons ATGTTGATTGTTTGGTTAGTGGTTGCTTCCATCTTGAGCATCCGATGCATCCGAGCCACCACCACGATTTCGATTCCCATTACAACACAGGACATAATTGCGGGTGACGTGTTTTTTGAAATCATATCGCCGCAAGACCTAGAATACACCTACAGACTACGGCCAGCGAAGGATTTCGGCGTTACCTTCTCGGAGAAGTTCGAAGGCGTCCCTCTGGTGCTGACTGATCCCCCAGGCGCCTGCCAGAAGCTGCGCAACACACGTGATCTTCATGGAAGTATCGCTCTCATGGACAGGGG AGAGTGCTCCTTCCTCAGCAAGACCCTGCAGGCGGAGATGGCCGGGGCCGTGGGCGCCATCATCACCGAGTACAATCCGAATTCACCAGAATTCGACCACTACATCGAGATGATCCACGACAACTCCAAAAGAGATGCTTCAATACCTGCGGGCTTCCTGCTGGGGAAGAACGGCGTGATCATACGGTCCACGCTGCAGCGACTGAAGCGGGTGCATGCCCTCATAAATATACCAGTAAACCTGACCTTTACCCCGCCATCGAAAATCAATCACCCGCCGTGGCTCGGATGGTGA
- the LOC117185700 gene encoding uncharacterized protein LOC117185700 yields the protein MTTPTSTPAAAITEEELWSSRATSAASSWLHDELQPGEHEPTSALLDYCKRKFLRPYVTILTLVGLNPISTDMSNVRACCSYVQALMVLFILLMGYTLRYICGYRGDRGFTSYRDIRPINNSTDSGIAPPNTIGELLFGYVVPSAFNLLAFVSAVLVCKVIDHEQLQNLIERVFLMSAKPKRLCRMLWLYLGLALALLMLLFAYACAVVVMQPAQIIKVAWIADALSDWELCLRTGLLCTILLQDLVEIVILSNYYIECYLLKVHLESLSHKLLMHSIDSLDWMREVLEFRKLLDRLNQHVSVPVCFLIVMNLSYAFAGMVYLFKDFDFHFCALQLVLLNIANVMLWLFLGLLPFFVASSVTRVCQSAQANGHQIRVRPFVYHNTSAEDLNSTLLFASSLDMSAKLFRMPIQPNYLCFAILVVVIVILTLGMCLNLTALGKI from the exons ATGACGACGCCGACGAgcacaccagcagcagccataacAGAGGAGGAGCTTTGGAGCAGTCGCGCCACCTCAGCCGCTTCATCCTGGCTGCACGACGAGCTC CAGCCCGGGGAACACGAGCCGACCTCCGCCCTGCTGGACTATTGCAAGCGAAAG TTTCTGCGTCCCTATGTCACTATCTTGACCCTGGTTGGGCTCAACCCCATCTCGACAGACATGAGCAATGTGAGGGCCTGCTGCAGCTATGTCCAGGCGCTGATGGTGCTCTTCATCCTCCTGATGGGCTATACCCTACGCTACATCTGTGGCTACAG AGGCGATCGCGGTTTTACTAGCTATAGGGATATACGACCCATTAACAACAGCACGGATAGCGGTATCGCCCCACCAAACACCATCGGCGAGCTGCTCTTTGGATATGTGGTGCCGAGTGCCTTCAACCTGCTGGCCTTTGTGTCTGCTGTGTTGGTGTGCAAGGTGATCGACCACGAGCAGCTGCAGAACCTCATCGAACGGGTGTTCCTGATGTCCGCCAAGCCCAAGAGACTGTGCCGGATGCTTTGGCTTTATTTGggactggccctggccctACTCATGCTGCTCTTTGCCTACGCTTGCGCTGTGGTGGTCATGCAGCCAGCTCAGATCATCAAGGTGGCCTGGATAGCCGACGCCCTGAGCGACTGGGAGCTGTGCCTGCGCACTGGATTGCTGTGCACCATACTGCTGCAGGACCTGGTGGAGATAGTTATATTGAGTAACTACTATATCGAGTGCTACTTGCTGAAGGTTCACCTGGAGTCGTTGTCGCACAAACTACTGATGCACTCCATCGATTCGCTGGACTGGATGCGGGAGGTGCTGGAGTTCCGCAAGCTCCTGGATCGTCTTAACCAGCACGTGTCCGTTCCCGTGTGCTTCCTGATTGTGATGAATCTGTCCTATGCTTTCGCCGGCATGGTCTATCTGTTTAAGGACTTTGATTTTCACTTCTGTGCCTTGCAGCTGGTCCTGCTGAACATCGCCAATGTTATGCTGTGGCTGTTCCTCGGCCTGCTGCCCTTCTTCGTGGCCTCCTCGGTGACTCGCGTCTGCCAGAGCGCCCAGGCCAATGGCCACCAGATCAGAGTGCGTCCATTTGTCTACCACAATACCTCCGCAGAAGATCTCAACTCGACCCTGCTCTTTGCCTCGTCGCTGGACATGTCCGCCAAGCTCTTCCGCATGCCCATCCAACCGAACTACCTGTGCTTCGCCATCCTTGTCGTCGTCATAGTGATACTCACACTTGGCATGTGCCTGAATCTCACGGCCCTGGGCAAGATCTAA
- the LOC108158612 gene encoding CCHC-type zinc finger protein CG3800, translating to MSMSATCYKCNRPGHFARDCSLGGGGPGGGGPGGGMRGGDGGGMRRNREKCYKCNQFGHFARACPEEAERCYRCNGIGHISKDCTQADNPTCYRCNKTGHWVRNCPEAVNERGPANVSCYKCNRTGHISKHCPETSKTCYGCGKSGHLRRECDEKGGRN from the coding sequence ATGTCGATGTCTGCCACGTGCTACAAGTGTAACCGGCCGGGCCACTTTGCCCGGGACTGCAGTCTCGGAGGCGGTGGGCCAGGAGGTGGCGGACCAGGTGGTGGTATGCGTGGCGGCGATGGCGGCGGTATGCGCCGCAACCGCGAGAAGTGCTACAAATGCAACCAATTTGGGCACTTTGCACGTGCCTGCCCTGAGGAGGCTGAGCGGTGCTACCGCTGCAACGGCATTGGCCACATCTCGAAGGACTGCACCCAGGCCGACAACCCGACCTGCTACCGGTGCAACAAGACTGGCCACTGGGTCCGCAACTGTCCCGAGGCCGTTAACGAGCGCGGCCCGGCCAATGTGTCGTGCTACAAGTGCAACCGCACTGGACACATCTCCAAGCACTGCCCGGAGACATCCAAGACTTGCTATGGCTGCGGCAAGAGCGGACATCTGAGACGCGAGTGCGATGAGAAGGGCGGACGGAACTAG